The Micromonospora sp. NBC_01740 genome includes a window with the following:
- a CDS encoding acyl-CoA carboxylase subunit beta, with the protein MTTETGINIHSTAGKLADLDRRVDEAVHAGSARAVEKQHARGKKTARERIEMLLDEGSFVELDELARHRSTNFGLAKTRPYGDGVITGYGTIDGRQVCVFAQDFTVFGGSLGEVFGEKIVKVMDLAMKIGCPVVGINDSGGARIQEGVASLGLYGEIFFRNVRASGVIPQVSLIMGPCAGGAVYSPAVTDFTVMVDQTSHMFITGPDVIKTVTGEDVGMEELGGARTHNSRSGNAHYLATDEQDAIDYVKALLSYLPSNNLDEPVVFDAPADLDVTDEDRELDTLIPDSANQPYDMHRVLEHVLDDGEFLEVQPLYAQNMVIGYGRVEGRPVGVVANQPMHFAGTLDIAASEKAARFVRTCDAFNIPVLTFVDVPGFLPGTGQEWDGIIRRGAKLIYAYAEATVPKVTVITRKAYGGAYDVMGSKHLGADLNFAWPTAQIAVMGAQGAVNILYRSELAAAEDPAAVRAEKIAEYEDTLANPYIAAERGYVDSVIPPHETRTQIVRALRVLRTKRETLPPKKHGNIPL; encoded by the coding sequence GTGACTACCGAGACCGGGATCAACATCCACAGCACCGCGGGCAAGCTGGCCGACCTGGATCGGCGGGTCGACGAGGCGGTGCACGCCGGGTCGGCGCGCGCGGTCGAGAAGCAGCACGCGAGGGGCAAGAAGACCGCCCGCGAGCGGATCGAGATGCTGCTCGACGAGGGTTCCTTCGTCGAGCTGGACGAGCTGGCCCGGCACCGGTCCACCAACTTCGGGCTGGCGAAGACCCGCCCGTACGGCGACGGCGTCATCACCGGCTACGGCACCATCGACGGCCGGCAGGTCTGCGTCTTCGCCCAGGACTTCACCGTCTTCGGCGGCTCCCTCGGCGAGGTCTTCGGCGAGAAGATCGTCAAGGTCATGGACCTGGCCATGAAGATCGGCTGCCCGGTCGTCGGCATCAACGACTCCGGGGGCGCGCGCATCCAGGAGGGCGTCGCCTCGCTCGGCCTCTACGGCGAGATCTTCTTCCGCAACGTACGGGCCAGCGGCGTCATCCCGCAGGTCTCCCTGATCATGGGCCCGTGCGCCGGCGGCGCGGTCTACTCCCCGGCGGTCACGGACTTCACGGTGATGGTCGACCAGACCTCGCACATGTTCATCACCGGCCCGGACGTCATCAAGACGGTCACCGGCGAGGACGTGGGCATGGAGGAGCTGGGCGGCGCCCGTACGCACAACTCGCGCAGCGGCAACGCGCACTACCTCGCCACGGACGAGCAGGACGCGATCGACTACGTCAAGGCGCTGCTGTCGTACCTGCCGTCGAACAACCTGGACGAGCCGGTGGTCTTCGACGCGCCCGCCGACCTCGACGTGACCGACGAGGATCGGGAGCTGGACACGCTGATCCCCGACTCGGCGAACCAGCCGTACGACATGCACCGGGTGCTCGAGCACGTCCTCGACGACGGCGAGTTCCTGGAGGTCCAGCCGCTCTACGCGCAGAACATGGTCATCGGCTACGGCCGGGTGGAGGGCCGGCCGGTCGGCGTGGTCGCCAACCAGCCGATGCACTTCGCCGGCACCCTGGACATCGCCGCCTCCGAGAAGGCCGCCCGGTTCGTGCGCACCTGCGACGCGTTCAACATCCCCGTGCTGACCTTCGTCGACGTCCCCGGCTTCCTGCCCGGCACCGGCCAGGAGTGGGACGGCATCATCCGCCGGGGCGCGAAGCTCATCTACGCGTACGCCGAGGCCACCGTCCCGAAGGTCACCGTCATCACCCGCAAGGCGTACGGCGGGGCGTACGACGTGATGGGCTCCAAGCACCTCGGCGCGGACCTGAACTTCGCCTGGCCGACCGCGCAGATCGCGGTGATGGGGGCGCAGGGCGCGGTGAACATCCTCTACCGCTCGGAACTGGCCGCCGCCGAGGACCCGGCCGCCGTGCGGGCCGAGAAGATCGCCGAGTACGAGGACACCCTCGCCAACCCGTACATCGCGGCGGAGCGCGGCTACGTGGACAGCGTCATCCCGCCGCACGAGACGCGGACCCAGATCGTCCGCGCGCTGCGGGTGCTGCGCACCAAGCGCGAGACCCTGCCGCCGAAGAAGCACGGCAACATCCCGCTGTGA
- a CDS encoding PH domain-containing protein produces the protein MAFPDDVLTEDEHVVLHLHPHWKALIRPVAVLVLAVAAVVAGLVLLPSGGGGSIALAVIGGLALLAVLWLALWPFLVWRSTHYLFTNERVLLQQGVLSRDRRDIPLTRINDHAMNQRFVERLLGCGTLTIESAGERGQSVLHDVPGVGRVQTKLYELVEAHHDKHSLGDDEMRDILADLHEGKPLRDPTA, from the coding sequence GTGGCGTTCCCCGATGACGTGCTCACCGAGGACGAGCACGTCGTGCTGCACCTGCACCCGCACTGGAAGGCGCTGATCCGGCCGGTCGCGGTGCTCGTGCTCGCCGTCGCGGCGGTGGTGGCCGGACTGGTCCTGCTGCCGTCCGGCGGGGGCGGCTCGATCGCGCTCGCCGTCATCGGCGGCCTGGCCCTGCTGGCGGTGCTGTGGCTGGCCCTGTGGCCGTTCCTGGTCTGGCGGAGCACCCACTACCTCTTCACGAACGAGCGGGTGCTGCTCCAGCAGGGGGTGCTCTCGCGCGACCGGCGGGACATCCCGCTGACCCGGATCAACGACCACGCGATGAACCAGCGGTTCGTGGAACGTCTGCTCGGCTGCGGGACGCTCACCATCGAGTCCGCCGGCGAGCGCGGCCAGTCCGTTTTGCACGACGTGCCGGGGGTCGGCCGCGTGCAGACCAAGCTCTACGAGCTGGTGGAGGCCCACCACGACAAGCACTCCCTCGGCGACGACGAGATGCGCGACATCCTGGCGGACCTGCACGAGGGCAAGCCGCTGCGCGACCCGACCGCCTGA
- a CDS encoding biotin--[acetyl-CoA-carboxylase] ligase: MPGSPYTDLDRPPLSAARLRRALVAPHGPWTRLELRVETGSTNADVAEAARAGEPEGLVVVAERQTAGRGRRGRAWQSPARAGIATSVLLRPGEAVADRGWPSAPQTGYGWLPLLAGVALVETVTRLAELDAGLKWPNDLLVGDAKCAGILAEAVPGPSPARPPAIVLGVGLNVTLRADELPENPTGLPATSLQLAGAAATDRDPLLRALLRGIADWYGEWRAAGGDAVASGLRDAYLASCATIDRQVRVLLPGGDEVTGTATGVDADGQLLVATPAGTRALAAGDVLHLR; the protein is encoded by the coding sequence ATGCCGGGCTCGCCGTACACCGATCTGGACCGCCCGCCGCTGTCGGCGGCGCGGCTGCGGCGGGCGCTGGTCGCCCCGCACGGGCCCTGGACCCGCCTGGAGTTGCGCGTCGAGACCGGCTCGACCAACGCGGACGTCGCCGAGGCGGCCCGGGCCGGCGAGCCCGAGGGCCTGGTGGTGGTCGCGGAGCGGCAGACCGCCGGGCGCGGTCGGCGCGGCCGGGCCTGGCAGTCGCCGGCCCGGGCCGGCATCGCCACCAGCGTGCTGCTCCGCCCCGGGGAGGCCGTCGCCGACCGTGGCTGGCCGTCGGCGCCCCAGACGGGGTACGGCTGGCTGCCGCTGCTCGCTGGCGTCGCCCTGGTCGAGACGGTGACCCGGCTGGCCGAGCTGGACGCGGGCCTGAAGTGGCCGAACGACCTGCTCGTCGGAGACGCGAAGTGCGCCGGCATCCTCGCCGAGGCGGTGCCGGGGCCCTCGCCGGCCCGGCCGCCCGCGATCGTGCTCGGTGTCGGCCTCAACGTCACGCTGCGCGCCGACGAGCTACCGGAGAACCCGACGGGGCTGCCGGCGACCTCCCTGCAACTGGCCGGCGCGGCGGCCACCGACCGGGATCCGCTGCTGCGGGCGCTGCTGCGCGGGATCGCCGACTGGTACGGCGAGTGGCGCGCGGCCGGCGGGGACGCGGTCGCCAGCGGCCTGCGCGACGCCTACCTGGCGAGCTGCGCGACGATCGACCGGCAGGTACGCGTGCTGCTGCCCGGCGGCGACGAGGTGACCGGCACCGCGACCGGCGTGGACGCCGACGGCCAGCTCCTGGTCGCCACCCCCGCCGGCACCCGCGCCCTGGCGGCCGGCGACGTCCTGCATCTCCGCTGA